From the genome of Sphingomonas sp. HMP6, one region includes:
- the queG gene encoding tRNA epoxyqueuosine(34) reductase QueG has protein sequence MTDRVSLEDRLAAKVRELGFAACGVTRADAAPRSAARLHEWLAQGLHGDMIWMAERAHQRESPVALWPEVKSVIALGMSYAPAADPLALAGEGGVGRISVYAQGGDYHDVVKRALKALARWLVAEVPGTDLKVFVDTAPVMEKPLAEAAGLGWQGKHTNLVSREHGSWLFLGAIYTTLEVAQRTPLPLAGGAGGGRDDSTSEGASGAREPTPNPSREREGGNTAADHCGTCTACQTACPTDAFPTPYRLDARRCISYLTIEHAGPIPLEFREAIGNRIYGCDDCLAVCPWNKFAATAHANRAFLPRAELAAPALADLLALDDAGFRQVFSGSPIKRIGRNRMMRNCLIAAGNSGEAGLRAAVAPLLDDPDPVVAEAAEWALARLV, from the coding sequence ATGACCGATCGCGTTTCGCTGGAAGACCGCCTTGCTGCAAAAGTGCGCGAATTGGGGTTCGCGGCGTGCGGCGTGACGCGGGCCGATGCTGCGCCGCGCTCTGCCGCGCGGTTGCACGAGTGGCTCGCGCAAGGTCTGCATGGCGACATGATCTGGATGGCGGAACGGGCGCATCAGCGCGAATCGCCCGTGGCGCTGTGGCCCGAGGTGAAGAGCGTGATCGCTTTGGGCATGAGCTACGCCCCCGCGGCCGATCCGCTCGCGCTGGCGGGGGAGGGCGGGGTTGGCCGCATCTCGGTCTATGCGCAGGGCGGCGATTATCACGACGTGGTCAAGCGTGCGCTGAAAGCGCTCGCGCGCTGGCTGGTGGCGGAGGTGCCGGGGACCGACCTCAAGGTGTTTGTCGATACCGCACCGGTGATGGAAAAACCGCTGGCAGAGGCGGCTGGACTTGGCTGGCAGGGCAAGCACACGAATTTGGTGAGCCGCGAACATGGCTCGTGGTTGTTTCTGGGGGCGATTTATACGACGTTGGAGGTTGCACAACGCACCCCCCTCCCGCTTGCGGGAGGGGCTGGGGGTGGGCGCGACGATTCAACAAGCGAGGGCGCTAGTGGCGCGCGCGAGCCCACCCCCAACCCCTCCCGCGAGCGGGAGGGGGGAAATACCGCCGCCGACCATTGCGGCACCTGCACCGCCTGCCAGACCGCGTGCCCGACCGATGCCTTCCCCACCCCCTACCGCCTCGATGCGCGGCGCTGCATCTCGTACCTGACAATCGAACATGCCGGCCCGATCCCGCTCGAATTCCGCGAGGCTATCGGCAACCGGATCTATGGCTGCGACGATTGCTTGGCGGTGTGCCCGTGGAACAAGTTCGCCGCGACCGCGCACGCCAACCGCGCCTTCCTGCCGCGCGCGGAGCTTGCTGCGCCAGCGCTCGCCGATCTGCTCGCGCTCGACGATGCGGGGTTCCGGCAAGTCTTCTCAGGCTCGCCGATCAAGCGGATCGGGCGCAACCGGATGATGCGTAATTGCCTGATCGCGGCGGGGAATAGCGGGGAGGCAGGGTTGCGCGCTGCCGTGGCGCCGTTGCTCGACGATCCCGATCCGGTCGTGGCCGAGGCCGCGGAATGGGCGCTGGCGCGTTTGGTTTAG
- a CDS encoding EI24 domain-containing protein, producing the protein MLSAFLLSLGQLGDRKIIAVFLKSFALTVLLIALLGAGLWYAGQRGIEALGWNPDLGALVGTVALLIAFGLGWLLFRAVAVAVMGVFADDVVIAVERKHYPQALAGAHDVSIARGIGLGLRSAGRAILINLALVPVYIMLLVTGVGTALLFFLVNGWLLGNDFGQMVAARHMDDATPLFSMGRDWRKTGAVDRFALGVAGTALFMVPILNLFAPIIGAAMATHLFHKGRTA; encoded by the coding sequence ATGCTCAGCGCCTTCCTCCTCTCGCTCGGACAACTCGGCGATCGCAAGATCATCGCGGTGTTCCTGAAATCCTTCGCGCTGACGGTGCTGCTGATCGCGTTGCTCGGCGCGGGCCTATGGTACGCCGGGCAACGCGGGATCGAAGCGCTCGGCTGGAACCCCGATCTCGGCGCGCTGGTCGGCACGGTGGCGCTGCTGATCGCGTTCGGGCTGGGCTGGCTGTTGTTCCGCGCGGTTGCAGTGGCGGTGATGGGGGTGTTTGCCGACGACGTGGTGATCGCGGTCGAGCGCAAGCATTATCCGCAAGCGCTGGCGGGCGCGCACGACGTTTCGATCGCGCGTGGGATCGGCCTTGGCTTGCGCTCGGCGGGACGCGCGATCCTGATCAACCTGGCGCTGGTACCCGTTTACATCATGCTGCTGGTGACGGGCGTGGGGACGGCGCTGCTGTTCTTCCTCGTCAATGGTTGGCTGCTCGGCAACGATTTCGGACAGATGGTGGCGGCGCGCCATATGGACGATGCGACGCCTTTGTTTTCGATGGGGCGAGACTGGCGCAAGACCGGCGCGGTCGATCGCTTCGCGCTGGGGGTTGCCGGGACGGCGCTGTTCATGGTTCCGATCCTCAACCTGTTCGCGCCGATCATCGGTGCTGCAATGGCAACGCATCTGTTTCACAAGGGGCGCACGGCATGA
- a CDS encoding adenosine kinase, which translates to MTQPTYDVVAIGNAIVDVLSQSDDAFLAEAGMNKGSMQLMFSPEEADALYAKMGPGIEASGGSAANTVAGVAALGGKCGFIGQVASDELGDIFAHDIRAVGIDFTTAARDGAPTTARCLIFVTPDGQRTMNTFLGASQFLPEAALDRDLIANAAILYLEGYLWDPEEPRQAMRAAIEVARKAGRKVAFTLSDVFCISRHGGDFRKLMADGLLDIMFANEAEITALMGTDDFDAAVAEAATQVPMLVVTRSEKGAIAVSGGQTVSCHAEPIERVVDTTGAGDLFAAGFLHGQAQGKSIADSLKMGAVCAAEIISHYGARAQVDLKALVASKLG; encoded by the coding sequence TTGACTCAACCCACCTATGACGTCGTCGCGATCGGCAATGCCATCGTCGATGTCCTGTCGCAGTCCGACGATGCCTTCCTTGCAGAGGCAGGGATGAACAAGGGCTCGATGCAGCTCATGTTCTCACCCGAGGAAGCCGATGCGCTCTACGCCAAGATGGGCCCGGGGATCGAGGCGAGCGGCGGGTCGGCTGCGAACACCGTCGCCGGCGTCGCCGCGCTCGGCGGGAAATGCGGTTTCATCGGTCAGGTCGCGTCGGACGAGCTGGGCGACATCTTCGCGCACGACATTCGCGCAGTCGGGATTGATTTCACCACCGCCGCGCGCGACGGCGCGCCGACCACCGCCCGCTGCCTGATCTTCGTCACGCCCGATGGGCAGCGCACGATGAACACCTTCCTCGGTGCGTCGCAATTCCTCCCCGAGGCAGCACTCGACCGCGATCTGATCGCCAACGCCGCGATCCTCTATCTCGAAGGCTATCTGTGGGATCCGGAGGAGCCGCGCCAGGCGATGCGCGCCGCGATCGAGGTCGCGCGCAAGGCCGGGCGCAAGGTCGCCTTTACGCTCAGCGACGTGTTCTGCATCTCGCGCCACGGCGGCGATTTCCGCAAGCTGATGGCGGACGGCCTGCTCGACATCATGTTCGCCAATGAAGCCGAGATCACCGCGTTGATGGGCACCGACGATTTCGATGCGGCGGTGGCCGAGGCGGCGACGCAAGTGCCGATGCTGGTCGTGACGCGCAGCGAAAAGGGCGCGATCGCGGTGTCGGGCGGCCAGACCGTCTCCTGCCATGCCGAGCCGATCGAGCGCGTGGTCGATACGACCGGTGCTGGCGATCTGTTTGCCGCCGGTTTCCTGCACGGCCAGGCGCAGGGCAAGAGCATCGCCGATTCGCTCAAGATGGGCGCGGTCTGCGCGGCGGAAATCATATCGCACTACGGCGCGCGCGCGCAGGTCGATTTGAAGGCGCTGGTGGCGAGCAAGCTCGGCTAA
- a CDS encoding amino acid permease, with protein sequence MIFGRIKPLDAILATAEKKSLHRTLGWFQLTLFGIGCVIGTGIFVLTAAGAQKAGPGLLLAFAIAGGICIIAALCYAEIGSMIPVAGSAYTYTYTTMGELLAWTVGWALILEYAVAASAVSVGWSGYFTGTILNQTLGIHLPAWLETAPLALGGSPGGFINLPAVIIALLVTWLLMIGTSESAKVNAVLVLIKVTALTAFIVLTLPSDQFEMARFNPFLPAGFFGGFGTGVGAVGAAATIFFAYVGFDAVSTAAEETKNPQRNVPIGLIASLLFCTVFYMLVAAGAVGTIGGQPIMGPNGIPFPAGSEELARQCALPQYAQQLVCSNEALAHVLRQIGFGTVGNLLGYAAFIALPSVILILLFGQTRIFFVMSRDGLLPEKLSTIHPKWKTPYIVTALTGGAVAFAAAFLPVGKLADIANAGTLYAFMMVAIAVMILRKTAPNVKRSFKTPMLWLIGPLTIFGCVFLFFNLPFEAMLVLPIWGAVGLVIYYGYSYRASHVGRGIVDTTGDLPADLTGIDPGH encoded by the coding sequence ATGATCTTTGGGCGTATCAAGCCACTCGACGCCATTCTGGCGACGGCCGAGAAAAAGTCGCTGCACCGGACGCTTGGCTGGTTTCAGCTGACGCTGTTCGGCATCGGCTGCGTGATCGGCACGGGCATTTTCGTACTGACCGCCGCGGGTGCGCAGAAGGCCGGTCCCGGCCTGTTGCTCGCCTTCGCGATCGCCGGCGGCATCTGCATCATCGCAGCACTTTGCTACGCCGAGATCGGCTCGATGATCCCGGTCGCCGGTTCCGCTTACACCTACACCTATACGACGATGGGCGAATTGCTCGCCTGGACGGTCGGCTGGGCGCTGATCCTCGAATATGCCGTCGCCGCGAGCGCGGTATCGGTCGGCTGGTCGGGGTATTTTACCGGTACGATCCTCAACCAGACATTGGGGATACACTTACCCGCCTGGCTCGAGACGGCACCCCTCGCGCTGGGCGGATCGCCCGGCGGGTTCATCAACTTGCCCGCGGTGATCATCGCGCTGCTCGTCACCTGGCTGCTGATGATCGGCACCAGTGAGAGCGCCAAGGTCAATGCCGTGCTGGTGCTGATCAAGGTGACCGCGCTGACCGCGTTCATCGTACTGACCTTGCCGTCCGACCAGTTCGAAATGGCGCGCTTCAACCCGTTCCTGCCAGCCGGCTTCTTCGGTGGCTTCGGTACTGGCGTCGGCGCGGTCGGCGCGGCGGCGACGATCTTCTTTGCCTATGTCGGGTTCGACGCAGTCTCGACCGCCGCCGAGGAAACCAAGAACCCGCAGCGCAACGTGCCGATCGGGCTGATCGCCTCGCTGCTGTTCTGCACCGTGTTCTACATGCTGGTTGCGGCAGGCGCGGTCGGGACGATCGGCGGACAGCCGATCATGGGTCCGAACGGCATCCCCTTTCCCGCCGGTTCGGAAGAACTCGCGCGGCAGTGCGCGCTGCCGCAATATGCGCAGCAACTGGTGTGTTCGAACGAAGCGTTGGCGCATGTCCTTCGCCAGATCGGCTTCGGTACCGTCGGCAATCTGCTTGGCTACGCCGCTTTCATCGCGCTGCCCTCGGTGATTTTGATCCTGCTGTTCGGCCAGACGCGGATCTTCTTCGTGATGAGCCGCGACGGCCTGCTGCCCGAGAAGCTGTCGACGATCCACCCGAAGTGGAAGACGCCGTACATCGTCACGGCGTTGACCGGTGGGGCGGTCGCGTTTGCCGCTGCATTTCTGCCGGTCGGCAAGCTGGCCGATATCGCCAATGCGGGGACGCTCTATGCCTTCATGATGGTGGCGATCGCGGTGATGATCCTGCGCAAGACAGCGCCCAATGTGAAGCGCAGCTTCAAGACGCCGATGCTGTGGCTGATCGGTCCACTGACGATCTTCGGCTGTGTGTTCCTGTTCTTCAACCTTCCGTTCGAGGCGATGCTCGTGCTGCCGATCTGGGGCGCGGTCGGGCTGGTGATCTATTATGGCTATAGCTACCGCGCGAGCCATGTCGGGCGTGGGATCGTCGATACGACGGGCGATTTGCCGGCCGATCTGACCGGGATCGATCCCGGCCACTGA
- a CDS encoding histidine triad nucleotide-binding protein — MPVDATLPYDDQNIFAKILRGEIPATRLYEDDFAIAFPDINPQSPTHILVIPKGAYVSWDDFSAHATDAEISGFVRAVGKVARDAGLVASGYRLLANSGLDAHQEVPHLHVHIFAGRKLGPLLAR, encoded by the coding sequence ATGCCCGTCGATGCCACCCTGCCCTATGACGACCAGAACATCTTCGCCAAGATCCTGCGCGGCGAAATCCCGGCGACGCGGCTGTATGAGGACGATTTCGCGATCGCCTTTCCCGACATCAACCCGCAAAGCCCGACGCATATCCTGGTGATCCCCAAGGGGGCGTACGTGTCGTGGGACGATTTCAGCGCGCACGCCACCGATGCCGAGATCAGCGGTTTCGTCCGCGCGGTGGGCAAGGTCGCGCGCGATGCCGGGCTGGTGGCGAGCGGTTACCGGTTGCTGGCGAATTCAGGGCTCGATGCGCATCAGGAAGTGCCGCATCTGCACGTGCACATTTTCGCGGGACGCAAGCTCGGGCCGCTGCTGGCGCGCTAA
- a CDS encoding phosphoribosyl-ATP diphosphatase, translated as MADDTLDTLEATIRARRGADPATSYTAKLFARGRGKIAQKVGEEAVETVIAALTEDKAALIGEATDLMFHLLVLLAECDVSLDDIRAEIREREGVSGIDEKAARKS; from the coding sequence ATGGCAGACGACACGCTAGACACGCTCGAAGCGACGATCCGCGCGCGGCGCGGGGCCGATCCCGCGACCTCTTACACCGCGAAGCTGTTCGCGCGCGGGCGCGGCAAGATCGCGCAGAAGGTCGGTGAGGAAGCGGTCGAGACCGTCATCGCCGCGCTAACCGAGGACAAGGCCGCGCTGATCGGCGAGGCGACCGATCTCATGTTCCACTTGCTCGTGCTGCTGGCGGAGTGCGACGTCAGCCTCGACGACATCCGCGCCGAAATCCGTGAGCGCGAAGGCGTGTCGGGGATTGATGAAAAGGCCGCGCGTAAAAGCTGA
- the hisF gene encoding imidazole glycerol phosphate synthase subunit HisF, which translates to MTVRARVIPCLDVANGRVVKGVNFVELRDAGDPVEQARAYDAAGADELCFLDITASHEARGTILDVVRRTAEVCFMPLTVGGGVRSVGDARALLLAGADKVAVNSAAVERPELVAELADKFGSQCVVASVDARRVADGWEVFTHGGRRATGIDAVAHALRLAELGAGELLVTSMDRDGTKSGYDLELIRTIADQVRVPVVASGGVGGLDDLVAGIVEGHASAVLAASIFHFGEASIADAHAALAAAGIAVRRPVLG; encoded by the coding sequence ATGACCGTCCGCGCGCGCGTGATTCCGTGTCTCGATGTGGCGAATGGCCGCGTCGTGAAAGGCGTTAATTTCGTCGAATTGCGCGATGCCGGCGATCCGGTCGAGCAGGCACGCGCTTATGATGCGGCGGGGGCGGACGAGCTTTGCTTCCTCGATATCACCGCCAGCCATGAGGCGCGCGGCACGATCCTCGACGTGGTGCGGCGCACCGCCGAAGTGTGTTTCATGCCGCTGACGGTCGGCGGCGGGGTGCGCTCGGTCGGCGATGCGCGCGCGCTGCTGCTGGCGGGGGCGGACAAGGTCGCGGTCAATTCCGCTGCGGTCGAGCGGCCCGAGCTGGTGGCGGAACTGGCCGACAAGTTCGGCAGCCAGTGCGTGGTCGCCTCGGTCGATGCGCGGCGCGTGGCGGATGGCTGGGAAGTGTTCACCCATGGCGGCCGGCGCGCGACGGGCATCGATGCGGTCGCGCACGCGCTGCGCCTCGCCGAACTGGGCGCGGGCGAGTTGCTGGTGACCTCGATGGACCGCGACGGGACCAAGTCTGGGTACGACCTCGAGCTGATCCGCACGATCGCCGATCAGGTCCGCGTTCCGGTGGTGGCGAGCGGGGGCGTCGGTGGACTCGATGATCTGGTCGCTGGCATCGTCGAGGGCCATGCGAGCGCGGTGCTCGCGGCGTCGATCTTCCATTTCGGCGAGGCGAGCATTGCGGACGCACATGCGGCGCTCGCGGCGGCGGGGATCGCGGTGCGGCGGCCGGTTCTGGGCTGA
- the hisA gene encoding 1-(5-phosphoribosyl)-5-[(5-phosphoribosylamino)methylideneamino]imidazole-4-carboxamide isomerase: MSLIIFPAIDLKGGQVVRLAEGDMDRATVYGDDPAAQAMLFAEQGAEYLHVVDLDGAFAGASVNGEAVAEIVARFPGHVQLGGGIRDRAGIERWFDLGVSRVVIGTAALENPELVREAARDFPGGIVVAVDAKDGFVATKGWADVSTVEVVDMARRFEDAGVAALLFTDVGRDGMLKGCNVEATVDLARAVRIPVIASGGVKGIAEIHVLALHNRDGVEGVITGRALYDGRLDLAAALAVAAAA, from the coding sequence ATGAGCCTCATCATCTTCCCCGCGATCGATCTCAAGGGCGGGCAAGTCGTGCGCCTGGCCGAGGGCGATATGGACCGCGCTACGGTGTACGGGGATGACCCAGCCGCGCAGGCCATGCTCTTTGCCGAACAGGGCGCGGAATATCTCCACGTGGTCGATCTCGACGGCGCGTTTGCGGGCGCCTCGGTCAATGGCGAGGCGGTCGCCGAGATCGTCGCGCGCTTTCCCGGGCATGTGCAATTGGGCGGCGGCATTCGCGACCGTGCCGGGATCGAGCGCTGGTTCGACCTTGGCGTCTCGCGCGTCGTGATCGGCACGGCGGCACTGGAGAATCCCGAGTTGGTGCGCGAAGCCGCGCGCGATTTTCCCGGCGGCATTGTAGTCGCGGTCGATGCGAAGGACGGCTTCGTCGCGACCAAGGGCTGGGCCGATGTCTCGACCGTCGAAGTGGTCGATATGGCGCGGCGCTTCGAGGATGCGGGGGTGGCGGCGCTGCTGTTCACCGATGTCGGCCGCGACGGGATGCTGAAAGGGTGCAATGTCGAGGCGACGGTCGATCTGGCGCGCGCGGTGCGGATTCCAGTGATTGCCAGCGGCGGCGTGAAGGGGATTGCCGAGATCCATGTCCTCGCGCTGCACAATCGCGACGGGGTGGAGGGCGTGATTACCGGGCGTGCGCTGTATGACGGGCGGCTCGACCTGGCGGCGGCGCTCGCCGTGGCGGCGGCGGCGTGA
- the hisH gene encoding imidazole glycerol phosphate synthase subunit HisH yields MTLALIDYGAGNLHSVANALKAAGATDVLITADADAIAKADRIVLPGVGAFGACAAALRAVPGMVEALEHRVRRDAVPFLGICVGMQLMADAGEEHGVHAGLGWMRGTVRHLTPTEASAKVPHMGWNDVVPSVPHPLIEPGEAYFLHSYAFDGADVLATTAHGGAVTAAIGRDNMIGVQFHPEKSQRYGLALLERFLSWRV; encoded by the coding sequence GTGACCCTTGCGCTGATCGATTACGGCGCGGGGAACCTGCACTCGGTCGCCAACGCGCTGAAGGCGGCGGGTGCCACCGACGTGCTGATCACCGCCGATGCGGACGCGATCGCCAAGGCCGACCGCATCGTCCTCCCCGGCGTCGGCGCGTTCGGGGCGTGTGCCGCCGCATTGCGCGCTGTGCCGGGGATGGTCGAGGCGCTGGAGCACCGCGTGCGGCGGGATGCCGTGCCCTTCCTCGGCATTTGCGTCGGGATGCAATTGATGGCGGATGCGGGCGAAGAACATGGGGTTCACGCCGGGCTCGGCTGGATGCGCGGGACGGTGCGGCACCTGACCCCGACCGAGGCGAGCGCCAAGGTACCGCATATGGGGTGGAACGATGTCGTCCCCTCCGTGCCGCATCCGCTGATCGAACCGGGCGAGGCCTATTTCCTGCACTCCTACGCCTTTGACGGGGCCGACGTGCTGGCGACGACCGCGCATGGCGGCGCGGTGACCGCCGCGATCGGGCGCGACAATATGATCGGCGTGCAGTTTCACCCGGAAAAGAGCCAGCGCTACGGCCTGGCGCTGCTGGAAAGGTTTTTGTCGTGGCGGGTTTGA